One window from the genome of Pedobacter schmidteae encodes:
- a CDS encoding TlpA disulfide reductase family protein: MIKKCLTLAVAALLMVSSSFAQKGKTVTFTGHVKFPDTENKYPIYLGKYEGEGFKRAFKALDSTKLDANNNFSFKVPADNPDFYQVRVYYFDRIDFWANKDNIHVNVRGIDTAKMKIKNPPYIYMENTSAENDVINDVNLVSYLDYQQMIAVGQEQYRAGLAKEPKWIEYMKDGYDRISKDRDFRMRYLVNKYKDQPSVLYALNSLSMKRDQELIMSTLDNLTKKFPNLKQAKERKKEILDGIAQAAKLAEGQKTPDFAFPDVNGKKWGPKDFRGKYLIIDFWASWCGPCRQEIPHIKEVYKKYKDKGLEILSVSVDAKPEAWKKAMDEERMAWPQVNAVESKPVMASYMFSGIPYLVVVDKEGKIVEKNVRGESLDKAMEKIFGK, from the coding sequence ATGATTAAAAAATGTTTAACACTGGCTGTTGCAGCCCTGTTAATGGTAAGCAGCAGCTTTGCCCAAAAAGGAAAAACAGTGACGTTTACCGGTCACGTAAAGTTTCCTGACACAGAAAACAAATACCCTATTTACCTGGGTAAATATGAAGGAGAAGGATTCAAAAGGGCGTTTAAAGCACTGGACAGTACTAAGCTGGATGCCAATAACAATTTCTCATTTAAGGTTCCTGCAGATAACCCTGATTTTTACCAGGTAAGAGTTTATTATTTTGACCGCATCGATTTCTGGGCCAATAAAGACAACATCCATGTGAATGTAAGGGGTATTGATACTGCCAAAATGAAGATTAAAAACCCTCCATATATTTATATGGAAAACACATCTGCTGAAAACGATGTCATCAACGATGTAAACCTGGTATCTTATCTTGATTACCAGCAAATGATTGCGGTAGGTCAGGAGCAATACAGGGCTGGGCTGGCAAAAGAGCCTAAATGGATAGAGTACATGAAAGATGGTTACGACCGTATTTCCAAAGACCGGGACTTCCGGATGAGATACCTGGTCAATAAATACAAAGACCAGCCTAGTGTACTGTATGCACTGAATTCTTTAAGTATGAAACGTGATCAGGAACTGATCATGTCTACACTTGACAACCTGACCAAAAAATTCCCTAATCTGAAACAGGCGAAGGAAAGAAAAAAAGAAATCCTGGACGGCATTGCACAGGCAGCCAAGCTCGCTGAAGGACAAAAAACACCTGATTTTGCTTTTCCTGATGTAAATGGTAAAAAATGGGGGCCTAAAGATTTCAGGGGCAAATACCTGATCATCGATTTCTGGGCATCATGGTGCGGTCCCTGCCGTCAGGAAATTCCTCACATAAAAGAAGTTTACAAAAAATATAAAGATAAAGGTCTGGAGATCCTTTCTGTATCTGTAGATGCAAAACCGGAAGCATGGAAAAAAGCGATGGATGAAGAGCGTATGGCCTGGCCACAGGTTAATGCTGTAGAGTCTAAACCGGTAATGGCTTCTTATATGTTCAGCGGTATCCCTTATCTGGTTGTGGTAGACAAAGAAGGAAAAATTGTAGAGAAAAATGTTCGTGGTGAATCTTTAGATAAAGCCATGGAAAAAATATTTGGAAAATAA
- a CDS encoding RagB/SusD family nutrient uptake outer membrane protein, protein MKKYILYIYICFAAFTLSGCKKAIDENIRPFNDKSDKELLATLDGLALATNGNYALMVTKSAGDSQYSMNWFNLSELKGNNLRPVVEAFPQTRSDAYIFKNSPTQGPTASFWRMSYRLIFGVNKIIDAINDGQGAAYDQLKGENYFLRALAYFNLVRVYGRPYYDNSASNLAVPLSLSSMVDKDYQPKRNTVKEVYTQIISDLEKAAALMNQPRAGNPNNYACKEAAWALLSRVYLYMGGTPTAPQNEYNTKAVEYADKVIGANKYTLLQGTAYSSSFAIDGKTNKEYIFAFRHDDANGNNINEFLTARDVFGTTWQGEYAASPDYMAILNQNPTDLRLKFITIENDKRITLVDKSRNSVNKFNFQQIAPPGGFDFSAHSRSATPYLRLAEMYLNKAEALAKSGDNTNALIALNLVRTRALAPAWTTLTLTAANMTVFQAVLNERRLELAWEGHSSYDNFRNGLPMVRNYTDYSTNTPLTVQANEKIVIYPLPPGEILLNPNLDQNPL, encoded by the coding sequence ATGAAAAAGTACATACTATACATATATATATGTTTTGCAGCATTTACATTATCTGGCTGCAAAAAAGCAATTGACGAAAACATAAGGCCTTTCAATGACAAGTCAGATAAGGAACTCCTGGCAACACTTGATGGGTTAGCACTTGCTACAAATGGCAATTATGCCTTAATGGTTACCAAATCAGCTGGTGATAGTCAATATTCCATGAACTGGTTTAATTTAAGTGAGCTTAAAGGCAATAACCTTCGCCCAGTGGTAGAAGCTTTCCCACAAACCAGAAGCGATGCTTATATTTTTAAAAATTCGCCTACTCAGGGCCCAACAGCCTCATTCTGGAGAATGTCTTATCGCCTTATATTTGGTGTGAATAAAATTATTGATGCCATCAATGATGGACAGGGCGCAGCTTATGACCAGCTTAAAGGTGAAAATTATTTCCTGAGAGCATTGGCTTATTTCAACCTGGTAAGGGTTTACGGCCGACCTTATTATGACAATAGTGCTTCCAACCTTGCGGTACCACTATCGCTAAGCTCAATGGTAGATAAGGATTATCAGCCAAAACGCAATACCGTTAAAGAAGTGTATACCCAGATCATCTCCGATCTGGAAAAAGCTGCCGCATTAATGAACCAGCCGCGTGCTGGCAATCCGAACAACTATGCCTGCAAGGAAGCTGCCTGGGCGTTATTGTCTCGTGTGTATTTGTACATGGGCGGCACACCAACCGCTCCACAAAACGAGTACAATACCAAAGCTGTTGAATATGCAGATAAAGTGATCGGCGCCAATAAATATACTTTATTGCAAGGTACAGCCTATAGCAGTTCATTCGCTATCGATGGAAAAACCAATAAAGAATACATATTTGCTTTCAGACATGATGATGCCAACGGCAATAACATCAATGAATTTTTAACCGCCCGCGATGTATTTGGTACTACCTGGCAGGGAGAGTATGCAGCATCGCCGGATTATATGGCTATTTTAAACCAAAATCCTACAGATCTGAGGTTAAAATTCATTACTATTGAAAACGACAAGCGGATTACCCTTGTGGATAAAAGCCGAAATTCAGTAAACAAATTCAATTTTCAGCAAATTGCACCTCCGGGAGGGTTTGACTTCAGTGCGCACAGCAGAAGTGCTACACCTTACCTACGTTTAGCAGAAATGTACCTGAACAAAGCCGAAGCACTTGCAAAATCCGGGGACAATACCAATGCCTTGATTGCATTAAACCTGGTTAGGACAAGAGCCCTGGCACCAGCCTGGACAACCTTGACCCTAACTGCAGCTAACATGACCGTTTTCCAGGCAGTATTAAACGAACGCAGATTGGAACTGGCATGGGAAGGTCATTCGTCTTATGACAATTTCAGGAATGGTTTACCAATGGTGAGGAATTATACCGACTATTCAACCAATACTCCTTTAACCGTACAGGCTAATGAAAAAATTGTGATTTATCCTTTGCCTCCGGGAGAAATATTGTTGAACCCTAACCTGGATCAAAACCCATTATAA
- a CDS encoding thioredoxin fold domain-containing protein, whose product MKKLFTGIACILALSASAQNREITFKEGDWKTQLAAAKKENKIIFFDAYTSWCGPCKMMAKDVFTKNDVADLFNGTFYNVKYDMEKGEGPALKDKYGVSAYPTYLFINGDGEVVHKIVGGMSDKEFIAESSKALKPESTAFGLAKKFNSGDHSEATAIAYLQALEVAYEADKMGSVAKTYFDGLPKTSLLEAHNWELVQKYLNNPSSQAFAYLYANKAELEKKYEASKVNQYFDMTFMRSVYAVKRNYEKKDDLKAAKEITGAIRKLQAANPSNGSAALLAQLDLIEFAAAKQWDKFTAKVDAILADANFPRRNDFVITAANDVVTAAPANYYATAEKWANELQKTANDFSNIQLTDLRKRILKKQGKTAEAEAMAAKAMELRKEAGKKGQMTPPIMNN is encoded by the coding sequence ATGAAAAAACTATTCACCGGAATTGCCTGCATCCTTGCCCTGTCGGCATCTGCTCAGAACCGCGAAATCACCTTTAAAGAAGGAGATTGGAAAACACAGCTGGCCGCAGCCAAAAAAGAGAACAAGATCATCTTCTTCGACGCCTACACCTCCTGGTGTGGTCCTTGTAAAATGATGGCTAAAGATGTGTTTACCAAAAACGACGTCGCCGACCTGTTCAACGGCACCTTCTATAACGTAAAATACGATATGGAAAAGGGAGAAGGCCCGGCATTAAAAGACAAGTATGGTGTAAGTGCCTATCCTACGTACCTGTTCATCAACGGTGACGGTGAAGTGGTACATAAAATAGTAGGCGGCATGTCGGATAAAGAATTTATCGCAGAATCTTCAAAAGCATTGAAACCAGAAAGTACCGCATTCGGATTGGCAAAGAAATTCAACTCTGGTGATCATTCAGAAGCTACCGCAATTGCTTATCTGCAAGCACTGGAAGTTGCTTATGAAGCTGACAAAATGGGTAGTGTAGCAAAAACCTATTTTGATGGTCTGCCTAAAACCTCACTACTGGAAGCCCACAACTGGGAACTGGTTCAAAAGTACCTGAACAACCCATCATCCCAGGCCTTTGCCTATTTGTATGCCAATAAAGCAGAGCTGGAAAAAAAATACGAAGCAAGTAAGGTAAACCAGTATTTTGACATGACCTTCATGAGATCGGTTTATGCTGTAAAAAGAAACTACGAGAAAAAAGACGATCTGAAAGCAGCTAAAGAAATAACTGGCGCTATCAGAAAACTTCAGGCAGCTAATCCATCAAACGGGTCGGCCGCTTTATTGGCACAACTAGACCTCATCGAATTTGCCGCTGCAAAACAATGGGATAAATTTACAGCTAAAGTTGATGCCATCCTGGCCGATGCGAACTTCCCGCGCAGAAACGATTTTGTAATTACCGCAGCCAACGATGTAGTTACGGCGGCACCTGCAAATTATTACGCTACAGCAGAAAAATGGGCCAATGAGTTGCAAAAAACAGCAAATGATTTCAGCAATATCCAACTCACCGACCTCAGGAAACGCATCCTGAAAAAACAGGGTAAAACTGCTGAGGCTGAAGCCATGGCGGCCAAAGCAATGGAACTCAGAAAAGAGGCAGGCAAAAAAGGCCAGATGACCCCTCCTATCATGAACAACTAA
- a CDS encoding RNA polymerase sigma-70 factor, which yields MLNKEKDALNSLLGRIVTGDENAFRQLFDTYSGKVYAFALKLTHSETLAEEIVQDIFLKVWLNRQALSTIVYFPSYLYSLTKNHAFNVLKRLTLEANIKAAISLELSEIQHETEDRIVFNEYQRILNEAIEKLPAQQRKVYTLCQQEGMTYEEAAALLNLSRLTVKTHMQLALRFIRGYFNSNLNVWVLSLLLLSNKINLNTPHSDIGAPLLIQHPINLFHQQNKR from the coding sequence TTGCTAAATAAGGAAAAAGATGCACTTAACAGTCTGCTGGGTAGGATTGTAACGGGTGATGAAAATGCTTTCCGACAGCTTTTTGATACTTATTCTGGTAAAGTATATGCTTTTGCACTTAAATTAACGCATTCAGAAACACTGGCAGAAGAAATTGTACAGGATATATTCTTAAAGGTTTGGCTCAACAGACAGGCACTAAGTACCATAGTTTACTTTCCTTCCTATTTGTATTCACTCACAAAAAATCACGCCTTTAATGTGCTAAAACGTTTAACACTAGAAGCCAATATCAAAGCCGCAATCAGTTTGGAGTTGTCAGAAATTCAGCATGAAACCGAAGACCGCATCGTTTTTAATGAATACCAACGTATTTTAAACGAAGCCATTGAGAAGCTTCCGGCTCAGCAGCGTAAAGTTTATACGCTTTGCCAGCAGGAAGGAATGACTTATGAGGAGGCTGCAGCATTACTCAATTTGTCGCGCTTAACCGTAAAAACACATATGCAGCTGGCCTTGCGTTTTATCCGTGGCTATTTTAACAGCAATTTAAATGTCTGGGTTTTATCACTGTTGTTGCTTTCCAATAAAATCAACCTCAATACGCCACATTCAGACATAGGCGCTCCTTTACTTATACAACATCCAATAAATCTATTCCATCAACAGAACAAAAGGTAA